Proteins encoded within one genomic window of Fibrobacter sp. UWB16:
- a CDS encoding response regulator, producing MTPSPINEKKRHLSWRISLVYTIPMLVFTIVLVIVFSNYLKSTLISSSYSSSESKFQDKTVQDMELFFSKFEKQFKPLPQLLQHTKETEIKKILKKHQQSSSFIVDAYYGNKNGKYISARDFKLDEGKKEFRVKPWYLEASRHKGLAITGPEINEMAKKRVLTYSYPLWEKNRKFMGAVAVDVDLQKVRQLMGEYARIDGGITMLVSTENDSLFTYFPYETSLHNIVADTVVGLLHLVQEDIVFDSLDHEGVTRFEKTDVQNRKLIFMVVPLKNAPFYVIHAVQKNKVVAKVQENLNAIIVVVAFVVLALIFLTWLIVRFLFKLFIQKDLNESVSSSTMFETLLGSDNFRLVLTNDTFDILHASAYIAEFFNNGNDIRGQILWKYFRSEQFKKFVYKVSKGGEMHASERQIIIPVRSCTGEDAWWKVIFQFLVEDDGSIRYLFLISDETSGIQKDTILDTIMLSAGNSILVIFDKNRKVMYMSRQLAGYLVTDWKEVIGQPLDNLPKCGMPEDVVEALKKTFDNQGVWKDTFMLQTLNTHTDTWFRGEACTLKVQDSIVGYMLSMIDISEVVAAREIAEHATQAKSEFLANMSHEIRTPMNAIIGMAHLIQETKLDERQLGFIERISHAATSLLGIINNILDFSKIEANKQDLEITQLVLQDIIGEVAALAEVRIAGRPIELIIDIDPEIPEILMGDPLRLSQIFTNLINNATKFTESGSITLQIKQEQVVGNNVKLSFSVIDTGIGMTDDQLHHLFNAFTQADGSITRKYGGTGLGLVISKSLVELMGGELQVESEYGKGSRFFFTIMLAMAPQAAVPKWKSVTTFRNKNVLLVDDCECLRDVLRHYLTKLRCVVEEAASVDEALDLIQAHEEAGETPYDLFIVDYQMPLLNGFDFVQGLPANMRKIPKILMHPIHFDERNYHLAAEIGFDSCAAKPLQISSLLSAMQEAFEEKLTYQKPAKVEKNKIFFKEAKILLVEDNDMNQELAVSLLNSVGLATMVAANGKIALELLKQNAFDLVLMDIQMPVMNGLDATRAIRNRSDEYFKNVPIIAMSARAFQKDRDDCIKAGMNSYIAKPIDPMLLYAELAKYLPVADKMPVVASVSEPELKPVSTDDSVVTQFQKVRNFDAAAGLYHANDNKNLYFKIIQGFVRDYSSETIKLKKAFEGGDYEESTRIVHTIKGLCGTIGSYHVQTLGVMLENSLLKKEQNYSEYNAFVDALEDLIDDLKIVLQNIASEQSNAAVIIKHVDPEAISKLTQALEELKPAVESCSLTASKRILDSLDEIMFSQEQESLLQKLRNQIDDYDFSAAEETLKSLEETLSSNI from the coding sequence TTGACACCAAGTCCAATCAATGAAAAGAAACGCCATCTCAGTTGGCGTATTTCGCTCGTTTATACGATCCCGATGCTTGTTTTCACCATCGTGTTGGTGATTGTATTTTCGAATTATCTTAAATCCACGTTGATTTCTTCGTCGTACAGTTCTTCTGAATCAAAGTTTCAGGATAAGACTGTACAAGACATGGAATTGTTTTTCTCCAAATTTGAAAAGCAGTTCAAGCCTCTTCCGCAACTTCTTCAGCATACAAAAGAAACAGAAATCAAGAAAATTCTAAAAAAGCACCAGCAGTCTTCGTCGTTTATTGTCGATGCCTATTACGGCAACAAAAATGGCAAATATATATCGGCTAGGGATTTTAAGCTAGATGAAGGCAAAAAGGAATTTCGAGTAAAGCCTTGGTACCTAGAAGCCTCAAGACACAAGGGGCTTGCCATTACGGGGCCAGAAATCAATGAAATGGCCAAAAAAAGGGTACTGACCTACTCGTATCCGCTTTGGGAGAAAAATCGCAAATTTATGGGGGCTGTCGCTGTTGATGTCGACTTACAGAAAGTTCGGCAGTTGATGGGGGAATATGCAAGGATTGACGGTGGCATCACGATGCTCGTGAGTACCGAAAACGATAGCCTGTTTACGTATTTCCCGTACGAGACCAGCTTGCATAATATTGTTGCAGATACCGTTGTAGGCCTATTGCACTTGGTGCAGGAGGATATTGTTTTTGATAGCCTTGACCATGAAGGGGTGACCCGCTTTGAAAAGACTGACGTTCAAAATCGTAAGCTGATATTCATGGTCGTTCCTTTAAAGAACGCTCCTTTTTATGTTATCCATGCTGTTCAAAAAAATAAGGTTGTCGCAAAGGTTCAAGAAAATCTAAATGCGATTATCGTGGTGGTGGCTTTTGTCGTCTTGGCGCTGATATTCCTTACATGGCTCATTGTGAGATTCCTTTTCAAGTTGTTTATCCAAAAAGACTTGAACGAAAGCGTCAGCTCCAGTACAATGTTCGAGACCCTTTTGGGGAGTGATAATTTCAGGCTTGTCCTTACTAACGATACTTTTGATATCCTGCATGCGAGCGCCTACATCGCAGAATTCTTCAATAATGGAAACGACATCCGTGGTCAAATCCTCTGGAAATATTTCCGCTCGGAACAATTTAAAAAGTTTGTCTATAAGGTCTCGAAGGGCGGTGAAATGCATGCGAGCGAACGCCAGATTATCATTCCGGTTCGCAGCTGTACGGGGGAAGATGCCTGGTGGAAAGTTATTTTCCAGTTCCTCGTCGAAGACGACGGTTCCATCCGCTATTTGTTCTTGATTTCAGATGAAACGAGTGGCATCCAGAAGGATACAATTCTAGATACGATTATGCTCTCGGCAGGGAATTCCATCCTTGTGATTTTTGACAAGAACCGTAAAGTCATGTACATGTCCAGGCAACTTGCCGGCTATCTTGTGACGGACTGGAAAGAAGTCATTGGACAGCCTTTGGATAACTTGCCGAAGTGTGGCATGCCCGAAGATGTTGTCGAAGCGCTTAAAAAGACATTTGATAATCAAGGAGTCTGGAAAGATACATTCATGCTCCAGACGCTCAATACGCATACGGACACTTGGTTCCGTGGCGAAGCCTGTACGCTCAAGGTGCAGGATTCTATTGTCGGTTACATGCTTTCGATGATTGATATTTCTGAAGTTGTTGCCGCCCGTGAAATTGCTGAACACGCCACTCAGGCAAAGAGCGAATTTTTGGCGAACATGAGCCATGAAATCCGTACGCCAATGAATGCCATTATCGGTATGGCTCACTTGATTCAAGAAACGAAACTGGATGAACGCCAGCTTGGATTTATAGAGCGTATTAGCCATGCCGCAACATCTTTGCTCGGCATTATTAACAACATTCTTGACTTCTCGAAAATCGAAGCGAATAAACAGGACTTGGAAATCACGCAGCTTGTGCTGCAAGATATTATCGGTGAAGTGGCAGCCCTTGCTGAAGTGCGTATTGCTGGCCGCCCGATTGAATTGATTATCGATATCGATCCTGAAATTCCTGAAATCTTGATGGGGGATCCGCTTAGACTTTCACAGATTTTCACAAACCTCATCAATAATGCGACAAAGTTCACTGAAAGTGGGAGTATTACGCTTCAAATTAAGCAGGAACAGGTTGTCGGGAACAATGTCAAACTCTCGTTTAGTGTGATTGATACTGGCATCGGCATGACTGATGATCAGTTGCATCATTTGTTCAATGCTTTTACGCAGGCGGATGGATCCATTACGCGTAAATACGGAGGAACGGGACTTGGCCTTGTTATTTCAAAGTCACTTGTGGAACTCATGGGCGGTGAACTGCAAGTTGAAAGTGAATATGGTAAGGGTTCCAGGTTCTTCTTTACGATAATGCTTGCTATGGCGCCGCAGGCCGCTGTGCCAAAGTGGAAATCGGTCACGACATTCCGTAACAAGAATGTTTTGCTCGTCGATGATTGCGAATGCCTACGCGATGTGTTGAGACATTACTTGACGAAACTGCGTTGCGTTGTTGAAGAAGCGGCTTCTGTGGATGAGGCTCTTGACTTGATCCAGGCTCATGAAGAGGCGGGGGAGACTCCGTATGACCTCTTTATTGTCGATTACCAGATGCCACTTTTGAATGGCTTTGATTTTGTACAAGGCTTGCCTGCAAACATGAGGAAAATCCCGAAAATCCTCATGCACCCCATTCACTTCGATGAACGCAATTATCACCTGGCTGCTGAAATCGGTTTCGATAGCTGCGCTGCAAAGCCGCTACAGATAAGCTCCTTGCTTAGTGCCATGCAGGAAGCTTTTGAAGAAAAGCTGACGTATCAGAAGCCCGCCAAGGTCGAAAAGAATAAAATTTTCTTCAAGGAAGCTAAAATCCTGCTTGTTGAAGATAACGATATGAATCAGGAACTGGCCGTATCGCTTTTGAACAGCGTGGGGCTTGCGACCATGGTGGCTGCAAACGGTAAGATTGCGCTGGAGCTGCTCAAGCAAAATGCGTTTGATCTTGTGCTCATGGATATCCAGATGCCGGTGATGAACGGTTTGGATGCGACGAGGGCTATTCGCAACCGTTCTGATGAGTATTTCAAGAATGTTCCTATCATTGCCATGAGTGCAAGAGCGTTCCAGAAAGACCGTGATGACTGTATCAAGGCTGGCATGAACTCTTATATTGCAAAGCCGATTGACCCCATGTTGTTGTATGCGGAACTTGCCAAGTATCTGCCTGTCGCTGATAAAATGCCAGTTGTTGCGAGCGTAAGCGAACCAGAGTTAAAGCCTGTAAGTACGGATGACAGCGTGGTTACTCAGTTCCAGAAAGTCCGCAACTTTGATGCTGCGGCTGGGTTGTATCACGCTAATGACAATAAGAATCTGTACTTTAAGATTATTCAGGGATTTGTTCGCGATTACAGTAGTGAAACTATCAAGCTTAAGAAGGCTTTTGAAGGTGGGGACTATGAAGAGTCGACACGCATTGTCCATACGATAAAGGGCCTTTGCGGGACTATCGGTTCTTATCATGTGCAGACGCTTGGCGTGATGCTCGAAAATTCGCTCCTCAAGAAAGAGCAGAATTACAGCGAATACAATGCGTTTGTAGATGCACTAGAAGATTTAATTGACGACTTGAAAATTGTCTTGCAGAATATCGCTTCCGAGCAGTCTAATGCAGCTGTTATTATCAAGCATGTGGATCCTGAAGCTATAAGCAAGCTCACTCAAGCGCTTGAAGAACTCAAGCCGGCTGTGGAGTCTTGTTCGCTTACTGCCAGCAAGCGAATTCTCGATTCGCTCGACGAAATCATGTTCTCGCAGGAACAGGAATCTCTTTTGCAGAAACTGCGTAATCAAATTGACGATTACGACTTCTCCGCTGCTGAAGAAACCCTCAAGAGCTTGGAAGAGAC
- a CDS encoding HD domain-containing phosphohydrolase, with protein sequence MDRTRLKILVVDDTKTNIDVLEGILSNDYDVCVALNGKKAIELTEKIRPDLILLDVMMPEMDGYETLRIMREKNILQGIPVIFLTAKADSKSEQTGLDLGAVDYITKPFNPALVTLRIKNQLQLKQQRDHLHELVDEKTADLRRTLKVMLTSLGSLAEYRDPETGEHIKRTQIIVQRIAEELQKNPKFADTITPEYIENLTTAAPLHDIGKVGIHDRILRKPGSLTQDEREIMMQHPQMGYDVLQEATKELHDSPMVRIAAEMALGHHEHWNGEGYPNHKKENDIPIGARIMAVADVYDALVSKRPYKEPYPHKVAVEEIIKGRGTQFDPDVVDAFLSIAEQLPEIYEQFKDTSSSEECKD encoded by the coding sequence ATGGATCGCACTCGTTTAAAAATTTTAGTTGTAGACGATACCAAGACGAATATTGACGTGTTGGAAGGTATTTTGTCGAATGATTATGACGTTTGTGTTGCCCTCAATGGGAAAAAGGCTATTGAACTCACCGAAAAGATTCGCCCTGATCTGATTTTGCTCGATGTCATGATGCCTGAAATGGATGGCTATGAAACATTGAGAATCATGCGAGAAAAGAACATCTTGCAGGGCATTCCTGTCATATTCCTGACGGCTAAGGCCGATAGCAAAAGTGAGCAGACTGGGCTTGATCTCGGTGCCGTCGATTACATTACCAAGCCGTTCAATCCAGCTCTGGTTACGCTTCGAATCAAAAATCAACTCCAGCTCAAGCAGCAGCGAGATCACTTACACGAACTTGTTGATGAAAAAACGGCAGATTTGCGCCGGACGCTTAAGGTGATGCTGACAAGCCTTGGCTCGCTTGCCGAATACCGCGATCCTGAAACGGGGGAGCACATCAAGCGGACGCAAATTATTGTACAGCGCATTGCTGAAGAACTGCAAAAAAATCCGAAGTTTGCAGATACGATTACGCCGGAGTATATTGAAAATCTCACCACTGCAGCTCCGCTTCACGATATAGGCAAGGTCGGCATTCATGACCGCATCTTGCGCAAGCCGGGATCGCTCACGCAAGACGAACGCGAAATCATGATGCAGCACCCGCAGATGGGCTACGATGTGTTGCAGGAGGCGACCAAGGAACTGCACGATAGCCCAATGGTGCGTATCGCCGCTGAAATGGCTCTTGGCCACCATGAACACTGGAATGGCGAAGGTTACCCGAACCACAAGAAAGAAAACGATATTCCTATAGGCGCCCGTATTATGGCGGTTGCCGATGTCTACGATGCGCTTGTATCGAAACGCCCGTACAAGGAACCATACCCGCACAAGGTGGCGGTTGAAGAAATCATCAAAGGCCGCGGGACGCAGTTTGACCCGGATGTCGTCGATGCGTTCTTATCGATAGCGGAGCAACTTCCTGAAATATACGAGCAGTTCAAGGACACTTCTTCTTCTGAGGAATGTAAGGATTGA